From the genome of Vicia villosa cultivar HV-30 ecotype Madison, WI linkage group LG2, Vvil1.0, whole genome shotgun sequence, one region includes:
- the LOC131650539 gene encoding uncharacterized protein LOC131650539, translating to MALEWVVLGYAAAAEAIMVLLLTIPGLDALRKGLVAVTKNLLKPFLSVVPFCLFLLMDIYWKYETRPSCEGDSCTPTEHLRHQKSIMKSQRNALLIAAALLFYWLLYSVTHLVVKIDLLNQRLERLKRTE from the coding sequence ATGGCGTTAGAATGGGTGGTACTCGGTTACGCCGCCGCAGCCGAAGCGATAATGGTGCTTCTCCTCACCATCCCCGGCCTCGACGCTCTCCGCAAAGGTCTCGTCGCCGTCACGAAGAATCTCCTGAAACCGTTTCTCTCGGTGGTTCCGTTTTGCCTCTTTCTTCTCATGGACATTTACTGGAAGTATGAAACCAGGCCTAGCTGTGAAGGCGATTCGTGCACTCCGACGGAGCATCTCCGTCATCAGAAATCGATTATGAAGAGTCAGAGGAACGCGCTTCTCATCGCGGCCGCGCTTTTGTTCTACTGGCTTTTGTATTCGGTGACGCATCTTGTTGTTAAGATCGATCTGCTTAACCAGCGTCTTGAGCGTCTCAAGAGGACTGAGTGA